ACAGGCGGCAAATCTGCTGGCGTTATCACTAGAGATAATAATGGAAACTAGGGAGGCAGTGATGGACTGGCTCTGATTTTGATTGAAAGCGGGAAAATGTATGACTTGAATTGTTCTACAGTTGTACGAAAATGAGTTTCAATGGTTGGTCGCAAATCGCTGTAGCAGGCGTTGGCGGGGCGACGATAAAATTCTTCTAGGACTTGAAGCCCATTTGCTAACCATCCAGTACAGTTAGATTGAGTAACGATGCTGTCAGGCAACCAGCGTTTGCGAACTAAATAGTTGGGGATGTGTACTGGAGTCCCGTGTGCAAAAAGTCTTAAGTAAAACTCCCAGTCATGACAGCCTTTCAACTGTTCGTTTAATAAACCAACTGTTTGGAAGACAGATTTGGGTACGACGACTTGAGAGAGTGTGTGAATGGGGTACAACCGGGATACGTGCAAAATGGGACACGATGCAAAGTTTTGTTAATATACTTGCAATAATGCAAACTGTATGGGTTAGTTTTTCCCAAAACTCACTCTCTTGACGCAGAGTATAGTGTCTTCTCTTCAACTACCAGCAAAAACATGATTATTTTGTATAAAAACTCGTGCTAAATATCAGCATAATAATTTTAATCTTCATAGTAAAAAGCATTGTCAAAATATAAACTCTTAAGAATTTAAGTTAAACTTTTTAAAGCCTGACGTGCAACTTCTTCCGCCCTAGCAGACGTAACTTTTTGGTAACGTAGAGTTTTTGAATATTCTCATGCCCCATCAGTGCCCGCAATTCCTCAATACCCATTAGCCCAACACGCTCAGTAGCAAAAGTATGCCGTAAATCGTGGATTCTGACTCCGACTAGCTCCGGATATATACTTATTAACTCTCGCCAATATTCATGCACAGTGCGATAGCTAATTCTACTAACAACTTTAGTCACTGGCTGTTGTGCTGTGAAGAGTGCATCTACGGTATTGTGGCGCTCATATAAGATAAATTTACTTAATGCCTCGGCAGCCCCATCACTAAAATAACAACAACGCCGTTTGTTACCTTTACCAAGTACTTGAATTTATATAAGTCTTGGTTAACATCATCTATATTTAACGCTAAAAGCTCTGATATACGGCAACCTGAGCGATGTAGAAGATGCACTATAGCATTCATACGTAGGTCAGATTTAACAGAATAATAAAGGATATTTAACTGTTCAGGTGTTAAATATCTTACTACAGAATCAGTTTTATGTTCTCCCCTATCAGGATTTGGTTGACGCTGTTTTAAACCATTAATGGGATTAAACTTAATATAACCTTGCTCCACAGCGAAATTAAACAAACTTTGTAGTATTGCTTGGTACTTGCGATGAGTTGTATAGCTGCAATCATCCAAACTTCTTAAATACTCAATTAAAGTCTGCTTACCGATAATCTCAATCTCCCAAATACCGTATTCTCCAAGTATTGGTTTCAACACCAATTCATAAGTACGTCTGGTACTTTTAGCTAAATCCGGGCGTGACAAAAACTCAGTAATAACAGTGGCTAAAGTAACAGTCAATTTCTCTCCAATTTATGTAATTTCTATCGAGACAAACAATCATTATTTAATATATCTTTTTTTAGAATAATAATGATGATTCTTGATGGATACTTTGAAGACACCCATGCCACAGGAACCGATTGGCGACTACATTAAGCGGTTGCGTGTGGAATTAAAGATGAGTCAAAATCAGCTAGCTCATCAGGCTGGTATTCACCTGCATACATACGGAAAAATAGAACGGGGGATCACGACGAGATTAAATCACAAAACCCGTCGGGGGCTAGCTAGGGCTTATCGATACCAATTGAGTACTTAGAAGGAATTTGTAGCGATGAGGAAATACAGCAACCATTTACCAGCATTAAATTTTGTCCCCAATGCTGGACTCCAGGGACACCCACAGAACCGATTTGGAACGATATCAGGTCATTGTACTGCTTTATGTGCGGGTTTGAGCTTGTTGCCCACTGTCTCAAATGTGGTAAATCAGTGACAACTTTCAAGCATTCCTACTGTCCTTTTGCGGCTTTTATTACAAAAATACGATTGTTGAAATTGGTAGTAACAGAGAGCATGCTTTGAGAAAAAACTCTCGAACCAAAGAAAAAGTGAAGATTTTGTTTTATATCTATAAAAGCAAATACCAGTATGGACAATCCATCAATATCAGTGTGACATCAATTGAACGTACCGCTTATCCTAGATTCAAACGCCAATTTACCACCAAAGAACTTACTGAGATTATACTCCAACTAAATCCGAAATTGCTTTCGCTTACAATACGACGAAAGGTGAAAGTAATATTTGAGTCTGCTCGTCATTTTAAAATCATTCCAAAGACTGGGTTACTTTCCATCGATTGCAGATATCCCACTGAAAATTATTAACCATATTCGCAGTCATTTAAAATTTGCTCTTGATATTGTTTTAGGTTATGAAAATAACAAAACAATGTACCGACATCGAACAGCTATCCGCGAATATCTTCAAGTTAAATCTTTTAATCAGACTGCGCTGCATTTAGCGGTATCTGCGGTGAATGAATCAGCCCAGGTGATGGATAATCCTGCTGATTTAATGAATGTGGCAATTGCCGAACTAATTAAAAATAGATATGAATTACCAGGATTTAACACATTAAATAGATTAGTACGCCGAGTTAGGAATGTAGTCAATCAAAACCTATTCAATTTGGTACTTAGTCGCCTAAGTAATGATTATCAACAACGTCTACTCGACCTTTTAGATAATCATCCAGTCGAATATAGAAGTCTTTACAATAATCTCAAGCAACTTCCTAAACGCCCAACCCGCAATCATCTCAATGATTTAATTGTACATTCAATCTGGCTTGATTCTTTGGGAGATATTAAACCACTCCTTGCTGATATGACAGCAGCTAAGATTCAACACTTTGCTGCTGAAGCGAGAGTATTA
This Nostoc sp. KVJ3 DNA region includes the following protein-coding sequences:
- a CDS encoding site-specific integrase, with translation MQVLGKGNKRRCCYFSDGAAEALSKFILYERHNTVDALFTAQQPVTKVVSRISYRTVHEYWRELISIYPELVGVRIHDLRHTFATERVGLMGIEELRALMGHENIQKLYVTKKLRLLGRKKLHVRL
- a CDS encoding phage integrase N-terminal SAM-like domain-containing protein — encoded protein: MTVTLATVITEFLSRPDLAKSTRRTYELVLKPILGEYGIWEIEIIGKQTLIEYLRSLDDCSYTTHRKYQAILQSLFNFAVEQGYIKFNPINGLKQRQPNPDRGEHKTDSVVRYLTPEQLNILYYSVKSDLRMNAIVHLLHRSGCRISELLALNIDDVNQDLYKFKYLVKVTNGVVVILVMGLPRH
- a CDS encoding helix-turn-helix domain-containing protein; protein product: MDTLKTPMPQEPIGDYIKRLRVELKMSQNQLAHQAGIHLHTYGKIERGITTRLNHKTRRGLARAYRYQLST
- a CDS encoding DUF4158 domain-containing protein, whose protein sequence is MSLLVILKSFQRLGYFPSIADIPLKIINHIRSHLKFALDIVLGYENNKTMYRHRTAIREYLQVKSFNQTALHLAVSAVNESAQVMDNPADLMNVAIAELIKNRYELPGFNTLNRLVRRVRNVVNQNLFNLVLSRLSNDYQQRLLDLLDNHPVEYRSLYNNLKQLPKRPTRNHLNDLIVHSIWLDSLGDIKPLLADMTAAKIQHFAAEARVLDASEIKEFNLPKRITLILCLIYSASVMTRDNLVEMFLKKMQLIHNHAKRELELIKQRYQSTVEKLLGVFTNVLQVLVDEPPEVQTVDPVERVNQVLIPSGGAEQLLTECEAINAYKGNNYFPLLWQFYKSHRSTFFRLLGALKFSSTTNEQSVVEALNFILENQSRRGQFFNNN